A part of Capsicum annuum cultivar UCD-10X-F1 chromosome 6, UCD10Xv1.1, whole genome shotgun sequence genomic DNA contains:
- the LOC107874542 gene encoding secreted RxLR effector protein 161-like, with amino-acid sequence MKDLGDLKYFLGIEFARSKHGILMHQRKYSLELIAETGLSGAKPSATYVDTNTKQTIKEFGDYIKSTESSVVNDSLADQGKYQRLIGKLLYFTTTRPDISFAVQTLSQYLQQPKHYHMEAAMRVVRYIKNNPGQGVLLSGKSNTDITTYYDADWAACPHPRKSVSGYFVKLGDSLVSWKSKKQNTVSRSSAESEYRSMATTVTELVWILG; translated from the coding sequence ATGAAGGATCTAGGAGATTTAAAATACTTCCTAGGAATTGAATTTGCTAGATCTAAACATGGAATCTTAATGCACCAAAGGAAATATTCCTTGGAACTCATTGCAGAAACAGGACTAAGTGGTGCAAAACCTTCAGCAACATATGTAGATACAAACACAAAGCAGACAATCAAAGAGTTTGGTGACTATATCAAAAGCACTGAATCTTCTGTAGTAAATGATTCTTTAGCTGACCAAGGAAAGTATCAAAGGTTAATAGGTAAACTTCTATATTTTACCACGACAAGACCTGATATATCTTTTGCAGTACAAACTCTAAGTCAGTACTTGCAACAGCCAAAACATTATCACATGGAAGCTGCTATGAGAGTTGTGAGGTACATCAAGAATAATCCAGGTCAAGGTGTACTTTTATCCGGTAAGAGCAACACTGATATCACAACATACTATGATGCTGACTGGGCAGCATGTCCTCACCCTAGAAAGTCAGTTTCAGGGTACTTTGTGAAACTAGGTGACTCACTGGTGTcatggaaatcaaagaaacaaaacaCAGTGTCTAGAAGCTCTGCAGAATCTGAATACAGGAGCATGGCTACAACAGTTACTGAATTAGTTTGGATCTTGGGATAG